In Endozoicomonas sp. GU-1, one DNA window encodes the following:
- a CDS encoding DUF1601 domain-containing protein, protein MVNTKDPIKITTSRMAKLLLQGTYNIDTILSENGKIPPRTPRGRKECYHSSGVCPSQHLQNRSVNPARDFNALIKQEIMDDLVNKSYRLGHRYDGRHHSLYASSIKQYTSAAKRPLNQTEQDQLIRLLQNFTVTRSWGWRSLSTTLHALASAGVFTPHRPMDERVKHTQAALLSLLLDTIIFKCNRKSEAWDIDARGIANLLWAIGKLVDNGQQRTVELDEAVAALLPHVNAQKSNFSPQGIVNQLWAVAKLVDNGQEQIPWLQEAMAALLPQVNVLTADFKPQEIANLMWAMAKLVDNGQQRTAELDEAVAALLPHVNARKDQLIPQHTANLLWAMAKLVDNGQKWVPGLHESVAVLLPQVNVQKDQFIPQGIANLLWAMAKLVDNGQQRTAELDEAVAALLPHVNARKDQLIPQHTANLLWAMAKLVDNGQKWVPGLKEAVAVLLPHVNVQKDQFIPQGIANLLWAMAKLLDNGQEHTPGLNQAVAALLPHVNAQKDQFNAQDIANLVWAMAKLVDIGQQRTPDINEAVVALLPHVNAQKYQFIPQHIANLLWAVAKLVDYGQERTPELNEAVATLLPHVNAKKDQFNPQHIANLLWAVAKLVDNGQERTPELEEAVAALLPCVNAEKDQFNAQAIASLLWAMAKLVDNGQKQTPEFNEAVTGLLPCVNAQKDQFNAQAITNLLWAMAKLVDNRQEWIPGLSEAVAALLPHINAQKDQFNAQGIANLLWAMAKLVDNGQVQTPEFNEALVRLWPYVNTKKEQFIPQQIANLLWAMAKLVDNGLQQTPVLKKAVAALLPHVHANKANFSPQAIANLLWAMTKLVDNREWTPGLKEAVSALLPCVNPQKDQFDPQQVANLLWAMAKLGELVELHVVTSTFESFLCRFSDNPQLSQQFILMCLWGVMVCCARLSLAPNAIKNNVLEKHMDDLLTRLENTSPDNDKDQRTIAMAATWLGRACPIVPCYQTTISKYQADFRAQLQSCMPSLKIEEEKCLNSLPPVDLLLPDHNMVIEIQGPYHYVSNDFKIRNGSTLLKKALLKKSGFEVIEIPVNQLCSQNSMKLCINQIKARVDIPPQGHGSVPPDIGSVEETDVSADKKWQSSNHCYLAAEEHSEKQTDKPRNRKRKRKKRH, encoded by the coding sequence GTGGTCAATACAAAAGATCCGATAAAGATTACCACCAGCCGGATGGCCAAGCTACTTCTTCAAGGCACGTACAATATAGACACAATACTGTCAGAAAATGGGAAAATCCCCCCCCGCACTCCCCGGGGGCGTAAGGAATGTTACCACTCTTCTGGCGTATGCCCTTCTCAACATCTACAGAACCGTTCAGTAAATCCTGCTCGAGATTTTAACGCCCTCATTAAACAGGAAATAATGGATGATCTGGTGAATAAATCCTATCGTTTAGGTCATCGCTATGATGGGAGGCATCACAGTCTGTATGCCAGTTCAATTAAACAATACACGTCAGCTGCTAAAAGACCGTTAAATCAAACGGAACAAGACCAGCTGATACGTTTGCTGCAAAATTTTACCGTAACACGGAGTTGGGGTTGGCGAAGCCTGTCAACAACACTTCATGCCTTGGCTTCAGCGGGTGTTTTTACCCCTCATAGACCCATGGATGAGCGTGTTAAGCACACCCAAGCGGCCTTATTGTCATTGCTACTGGATACCATAATATTCAAGTGCAACCGAAAATCTGAAGCATGGGATATTGATGCCCGGGGAATCGCCAACCTGCTCTGGGCCATTGGGAAACTTGTGGACAACGGGCAACAGAGAACAGTAGAACTCGACGAGGCCGTGGCCGCGCTTTTGCCCCACGTAAACGCACAAAAATCTAACTTTTCACCACAGGGAATCGTCAATCAGCTGTGGGCCGTGGCGAAACTGGTGGACAACGGGCAAGAACAGATACCATGGCTCCAAGAGGCTATGGCCGCGCTGTTACCCCAAGTGAACGTACTAACAGCTGACTTTAAACCCCAGGAAATCGCCAATCTGATGTGGGCCATGGCGAAACTGGTGGACAACGGGCAACAGAGAACAGCAGAACTCGACGAGGCCGTGGCCGCGCTTTTGCCCCACGTGAACGCCAGGAAAGACCAACTTATTCCTCAGCATACCGCTAACCTGCTGTGGGCCATGGCGAAACTGGTGGACAACGGGCAGAAGTGGGTACCAGGGCTCCATGAGTCTGTGGCCGTGTTGTTGCCCCAGGTAAACGTACAGAAAGATCAATTTATTCCTCAGGGCATTGCCAACCTGCTGTGGGCCATGGCGAAACTGGTGGACAACGGGCAACAGAGAACAGCAGAGCTCGACGAGGCCGTGGCCGCGCTTTTGCCCCACGTGAACGCCAGGAAAGACCAACTTATTCCTCAGCATACCGCTAACCTGCTGTGGGCCATGGCGAAACTGGTGGACAACGGTCAGAAGTGGGTACCAGGGCTCAAAGAGGCTGTGGCCGTGTTGTTGCCCCACGTAAACGTACAGAAAGACCAATTTATTCCTCAGGGCATTGCCAACCTGCTGTGGGCCATGGCGAAACTGCTGGACAACGGGCAGGAGCACACACCAGGGCTCAACCAGGCCGTGGCCGCGCTCTTGCCCCACGTGAACGCACAGAAAGACCAATTTAATGCCCAGGACATCGCCAACCTGGTGTGGGCCATGGCGAAACTGGTGGACATCGGGCAGCAGCGGACACCGGATATCAACGAGGCCGTGGTCGCGCTTTTGCCCCATGTGAACGCACAGAAATACCAATTTATTCCTCAGCATATCGCCAACCTTCTGTGGGCCGTGGCGAAACTGGTGGACTACGGGCAGGAGCGGACACCAGAGCTAAACGAGGCCGTGGCCACGCTGTTGCCCCACGTGAATGCCAAGAAAGACCAATTTAATCCTCAGCATATCGCCAACCTGCTGTGGGCCGTGGCGAAACTGGTGGACAACGGGCAAGAGCGAACACCAGAACTCGAAGAGGCCGTGGCCGCACTTTTGCCCTGCGTGAACGCAGAGAAAGACCAATTTAATGCCCAGGCTATCGCCAGCCTGCTGTGGGCTATGGCGAAACTGGTAGACAACGGGCAGAAGCAGACACCAGAGTTCAACGAGGCCGTGACCGGGCTTTTGCCCTGCGTGAACGCACAGAAAGACCAATTTAATGCCCAGGCGATCACCAACCTGCTCTGGGCCATGGCGAAACTGGTGGACAACAGGCAGGAGTGGATACCAGGGCTCAGCGAGGCCGTGGCCGCACTGTTACCCCACATAAACGCACAGAAGGACCAATTTAATGCTCAGGGTATCGCTAATCTGCTGTGGGCCATGGCGAAACTGGTAGACAACGGCCAGGTGCAGACACCAGAGTTCAACGAGGCTTTGGTCCGGCTGTGGCCCTACGTGAACACAAAGAAAGAGCAATTTATTCCTCAGCAAATCGCCAACCTGCTGTGGGCCATGGCGAAACTGGTGGACAACGGCCTGCAACAGACACCAGTACTTAAAAAAGCTGTAGCCGCGCTGTTGCCCCACGTGCACGCAAATAAAGCCAACTTTTCACCACAGGCAATTGCCAACCTGCTGTGGGCCATGACGAAACTGGTAGACAACAGAGAGTGGACACCAGGGCTTAAAGAAGCCGTGTCTGCGCTGCTGCCCTGCGTAAACCCACAGAAAGACCAATTTGATCCTCAGCAAGTCGCCAACCTGCTGTGGGCCATGGCAAAGCTGGGTGAACTTGTTGAGCTGCACGTGGTTACCTCTACGTTCGAATCGTTCCTCTGCCGATTCAGTGACAACCCTCAGCTCTCTCAACAATTTATATTGATGTGTCTCTGGGGAGTAATGGTATGTTGTGCCAGGTTGTCTCTGGCCCCCAATGCCATTAAAAATAACGTGCTTGAAAAGCACATGGATGACCTGTTGACTCGCCTGGAAAATACATCCCCGGACAATGATAAGGATCAACGCACCATTGCTATGGCCGCCACTTGGCTTGGGAGAGCGTGTCCGATCGTTCCCTGTTACCAGACAACCATTTCAAAATATCAAGCCGACTTCCGCGCACAACTCCAATCATGCATGCCCTCTTTGAAGATTGAAGAAGAAAAGTGTCTGAACTCATTGCCTCCCGTTGACCTGCTACTGCCAGATCACAATATGGTGATTGAAATTCAGGGGCCGTATCATTACGTCAGTAATGATTTCAAAATCAGGAATGGTTCAACTCTGCTGAAAAAAGCACTGCTGAAAAAATCAGGATTTGAGGTCATTGAAATCCCGGTTAACCAGCTTTGCAGCCAGAATTCAATGAAACTATGCATTAATCAAATAAAGGCCAGGGTGGACATCCCGCCACAGGGTCATGGCTCTGTACCACCTGACATCGGATCGGTAGAGGAGACAGACGTTAGCGCCGATAAAAAGTGGCAATCTTCAAATCATTGTTACCTGGCCGCCGAAGAACATTCAGAAAAGCAAACAGACAAACCAAGAAACAGAAAAAGGAAAAGAAAAAAAAGGCACTAA
- a CDS encoding DUF1601 domain-containing protein, producing the protein MHRPPAGISGQYARPGNDYHHPENRTACSRPGRYRHATVRQWDNPPRITPGRHEIYHSTGASSSQYLLYRSVNPAQDFNALIKQEVMDDLVIKSNRFGLHYDGRHHGKYASLIKKYSLAAKRPLNRAEQSQLIHLLQNFTATRSWNWRSLTTTLHSLTSAGVFTPHHPMDERVKLTQAALLSTILDAIIFKCSKKSRAGDIAAQEITNMLWAMAKLVANGQERTPELNKAVAALLPHLPAEQANFIPQELTNLLWAMAKLVDSGQAWTPEFNGAVAALLPHVNVQKANFKPQEITNLLWAMAKLLDNKPEQTPRFNEAVAALLSHGNLQTANFKPQEIVNLLWATAKLVDNGEWTPELTEAVAMLLPHVKRQKDQFLPQGIANLLWAIAKLVENGQKQTPELNEAVAVLLPHVNAQKANFKPQEIANLLWAMAKLVHNGQEQTPELNEAVTALLSHVNMEKANFKPQEIANLLWAMAKLVDNGQQQTPELKEAVPALLPHVIAQKADFKPQEISSLLCAMAKLGDNGQEGIPGLNETVATLWPQVKAQKHQFNAQNIANLLWAMAKVTDNGQEPTPEFNQALGALLPLLLAQEADFKPMEVSNLLWAMAKLVDSGQDRTSGFKEAVAALLPHIKAQKGQFFPQQIAILLWAMAKLVNNGQKQTPALKEAVVALLSLVNAQKGQFNAQHIANLLWAMAKLVDNGQEWTPELEETVAALLPHVNAQKSQFSTQGITSLLWAMVKLMDSGLEQTSELKEALASLLPHVNARKDQFNAQGIANLLWAIARLGEFIELNVVRFMFESLVYRINENPQFSQQEILMSLWGIMVCCARLSLVPNANKNNVLEKQMDDLFTRLENSSSGNNEEQHIIAMAASWLGRACPVVPNYRTSISKLQADFRNQLQLCMPSLKIEEEKSLNSLSPVDLLLPDHNIVIEIQGPSHYVGGDFKTRKGSTLLKIALLKKSGFEVIEVPTNTLCNRDLLKPCIDQIKTRVNILLQR; encoded by the coding sequence ATGCATAGACCCCCTGCTGGCATCAGTGGACAATACGCAAGGCCCGGTAATGATTACCACCACCCGGAAAACCGTACCGCTTGTTCAAGGCCCGGACGATATAGACATGCCACAGTCAGACAATGGGATAATCCGCCCCGCATTACCCCCGGACGTCATGAAATTTATCATTCTACTGGCGCATCTTCTTCTCAGTATCTACTGTACCGCTCAGTAAACCCTGCTCAGGATTTTAATGCCCTCATTAAACAGGAAGTAATGGATGATCTGGTGATTAAATCAAATCGTTTCGGACTTCACTACGATGGGAGACATCACGGGAAATATGCCAGTTTAATTAAAAAATACTCGTTAGCTGCTAAAAGACCGTTAAATCGGGCTGAACAAAGCCAGCTGATTCATTTGCTGCAAAATTTTACCGCAACACGGAGTTGGAATTGGCGAAGCCTGACGACAACACTTCATTCATTGACTTCAGCGGGTGTTTTTACCCCTCATCACCCCATGGATGAGCGTGTCAAGCTTACTCAAGCAGCCTTATTATCAACGATACTTGATGCAATAATATTCAAGTGCAGCAAAAAATCTCGAGCCGGGGATATTGCAGCCCAGGAAATCACCAACATGCTCTGGGCCATGGCAAAACTGGTGGCCAACGGGCAGGAGCGAACACCAGAACTCAATAAAGCCGTGGCGGCGCTGTTGCCCCACTTACCCGCAGAGCAAGCTAACTTTATACCACAGGAACTCACCAACCTGCTGTGGGCCATGGCCAAACTGGTGGACAGCGGGCAAGCGTGGACGCCAGAGTTCAACGGCGCCGTGGCTGCGCTGTTGCCTCATGTGAACGTACAGAAAGCTAACTTTAAACCACAGGAAATCACTAACCTGCTGTGGGCTATGGCGAAACTGCTGGATAACAAGCCAGAGCAGACACCAAGATTCAACGAGGCCGTGGCCGCACTGTTGTCCCACGGAAACCTGCAGACAGCTAACTTTAAGCCACAGGAAATCGTCAACCTGCTGTGGGCCACAGCGAAACTGGTGGACAACGGGGAGTGGACACCAGAGCTTACAGAAGCGGTGGCCATGCTGTTGCCCCACGTGAAAAGACAGAAAGACCAATTTCTTCCTCAGGGAATCGCCAACCTGCTGTGGGCCATAGCGAAACTGGTTGAAAACGGGCAGAAGCAGACACCAGAGCTCAACGAGGCCGTGGCTGTGCTGTTACCCCACGTGAACGCACAGAAAGCTAACTTTAAACCACAGGAAATCGCCAACCTGCTGTGGGCCATGGCGAAACTGGTACACAATGGTCAGGAGCAGACACCCGAGCTCAACGAGGCCGTGACCGCGCTGTTGTCCCACGTGAACATGGAGAAAGCTAACTTTAAACCACAGGAAATCGCCAACCTGCTGTGGGCCATGGCGAAACTGGTGGACAACGGGCAGCAGCAGACACCAGAGCTCAAAGAGGCCGTGCCCGCGCTGTTGCCTCATGTAATCGCACAGAAAGCTGACTTTAAACCACAGGAAATCTCCAGCCTGCTGTGCGCCATGGCGAAACTGGGGGACAACGGGCAGGAAGGGATACCGGGGCTCAACGAAACTGTGGCCACGCTGTGGCCCCAAGTGAAAGCACAGAAACACCAATTTAATGCCCAGAATATCGCCAACCTGCTGTGGGCCATGGCGAAAGTGACGGACAACGGGCAGGAGCCGACACCAGAGTTCAACCAGGCTCTGGGCGCGCTGTTGCCCCTTTTGCTGGCACAGGAAGCTGACTTTAAACCAATGGAAGTCTCCAACCTGCTGTGGGCCATGGCAAAACTGGTGGACAGCGGGCAGGATCGGACATCCGGGTTCAAAGAAGCCGTGGCCGCCCTGTTGCCCCACATAAAAGCACAGAAAGGCCAATTTTTTCCTCAGCAAATCGCTATCCTGCTGTGGGCCATGGCGAAACTGGTGAACAACGGGCAGAAGCAGACCCCAGCGTTGAAAGAGGCCGTGGTTGCGCTGTTGTCCCTCGTGAACGCACAGAAAGGCCAATTTAATGCCCAGCATATTGCCAACCTGTTGTGGGCCATGGCGAAACTGGTGGATAACGGGCAGGAGTGGACACCGGAGCTCGAAGAGACCGTGGCCGCGCTGTTGCCCCACGTGAACGCACAGAAAAGCCAGTTTAGTACCCAGGGTATCACCAGCCTGCTTTGGGCCATGGTGAAACTGATGGACAGCGGACTGGAGCAAACATCAGAGCTGAAAGAGGCCCTGGCCTCGCTGTTACCCCATGTGAACGCCCGAAAAGACCAATTTAATGCCCAGGGTATCGCCAACCTGTTGTGGGCCATAGCCAGACTGGGTGAGTTCATTGAGCTGAACGTGGTTAGATTTATGTTCGAATCGCTTGTTTACCGAATCAATGAAAACCCTCAGTTCTCTCAACAAGAGATATTGATGTCTCTTTGGGGGATAATGGTGTGCTGTGCCAGGTTGTCTCTGGTCCCCAATGCCAATAAGAATAACGTGCTTGAAAAGCAAATGGATGACCTGTTTACTCGACTGGAAAATTCCTCCTCAGGCAATAACGAGGAACAACACATCATTGCCATGGCCGCAAGCTGGCTGGGTAGAGCCTGTCCGGTGGTCCCCAATTACCGGACAAGTATTTCAAAACTTCAAGCCGACTTTCGCAATCAACTCCAATTATGCATGCCATCTTTGAAGATTGAAGAGGAAAAGAGTCTGAACTCATTATCGCCGGTTGATCTGCTACTGCCAGATCACAACATTGTTATTGAAATTCAGGGACCGTCTCATTACGTGGGTGGTGATTTCAAAACCAGGAAGGGTTCGACTCTGCTGAAAATCGCATTGCTGAAAAAATCAGGATTTGAGGTCATTGAAGTTCCGACTAACACGCTTTGTAACCGGGATTTATTAAAGCCCTGCATTGATCAAATAAAGACCAGGGTCAACATCTTGTTACAGAGGTAA
- a CDS encoding RAP domain-containing protein: protein MHRTPAGISGKCAKSDKDYHQPHDHGASSKRGRYRHATVRQWENPPCTTRGRDEFYHSSGTYTSQYLQSRSVNPVQDFSALIKQEIMDGLLSKSDYFGYRYDGRNHGLYANSIKRYTSAAQRRLNRAEQSQLMHFLQNFTVTRRWGWRSLTTTLHALTSAGVFTPYKPVDERVRHTQVVLLSTLLDAIIFKCNQQPQARDIDARGIANQLWAMAKLVDNGQEQTPEFKEAVAALLPHVQVQMDQFIPQGIAILLWAMAKLVDYGQEQTPEFKKTVAALLPHVNAQKDQFKAQDIVNLLWAMAKLVDHGQERAPGLNKAVAALLPLVHEQKDQLSTQGIANLLWAMAKLVDNGQERTPGFNKAVAALLPHVITQKVQFNAHDIASLLWTMAKLVDNGHERTPGLKKAVAALLPQVSTQKNQFNAQGIANVLWAMAKLMDNVQEQTPGLIKAVTALLPQVNVLTANFNPQEITNLLWAMAKLVDYGQERTPGLHGAVAALLPRVNAQQAHFKPKEIANLLWAMAKLVDYGQEQTPEFKETVAALLPHVNAKKDQFKAQGNVNLLWAMAKLVDNGMERTQELMETVAELLPHVNKQKDQFIPQHIANLLWAIAKLVDNGQEWTPELKEPVPALLHHVNAQKNQLNSQDVSNLLWAMAKLVDNGEWLPELIEAMFAVLPHVIPQKLQFNPQHIANILWAMAKLGELVELHVLNSTFESLVCRLSDNLQPSQQDIFMSLWGVMVCCARLSLAPNAIKNNVLEKHMVDLLTRLENTSPDNEKDQRTIAMAASWLGRACPIVPCYQTTISKHQADFRAQLQSCMPSLKIEEEKCLNSLPPVDLLLPDHNMVIEIQGPYHYLSNDFTIRNGSTLLKIALLKKSGFEVIEIPVNQLYSQNSMQLYIDQIKTRVDIPPQGHGCVSPDIGSVEETNVTAEKHAEKHTDKPKNRKRKRKKRH from the coding sequence ATGCATAGAACCCCTGCTGGTATCAGTGGTAAATGCGCAAAATCCGATAAAGATTACCACCAGCCGCATGACCATGGCGCATCTTCAAAGCGTGGGCGATATAGACATGCCACAGTCAGACAATGGGAGAATCCCCCCTGCACTACCCGGGGGCGTGATGAATTCTACCATTCTTCTGGTACATACACTTCTCAATATCTACAGAGCCGTTCAGTAAACCCGGTTCAGGATTTCAGTGCTCTCATCAAACAGGAAATAATGGATGGTTTGCTGAGTAAATCGGATTATTTCGGTTATCGCTATGATGGGAGAAATCACGGTCTGTATGCCAATTCAATTAAACGATACACATCAGCTGCCCAAAGACGGTTGAATCGAGCGGAACAAAGCCAACTGATGCATTTTCTGCAAAATTTTACCGTAACACGGCGTTGGGGCTGGCGAAGCCTTACGACCACACTTCATGCATTGACTTCAGCGGGTGTTTTTACCCCTTATAAACCCGTGGATGAGCGTGTCAGGCACACTCAGGTTGTCTTATTGTCAACGCTACTTGATGCAATCATATTCAAGTGCAACCAACAACCTCAAGCCCGGGACATTGATGCCCGGGGAATCGCCAACCAGCTGTGGGCAATGGCGAAACTGGTAGACAACGGGCAGGAGCAGACACCAGAATTCAAAGAGGCCGTGGCCGCGCTGTTGCCCCACGTGCAAGTACAGATGGACCAATTTATTCCTCAGGGCATTGCCATCCTGCTGTGGGCCATGGCGAAACTGGTGGACTACGGGCAGGAGCAGACACCAGAATTCAAAAAGACCGTGGCCGCGCTGTTGCCCCACGTGAACGCACAGAAGGACCAGTTTAAAGCTCAAGACATTGTCAACCTGCTGTGGGCCATGGCGAAACTGGTAGACCACGGGCAGGAGCGAGCACCGGGGCTCAACAAGGCCGTGGCCGCGTTATTGCCCCTTGTGCACGAACAGAAAGACCAACTTAGTACTCAGGGAATCGCCAACCTGTTATGGGCCATGGCGAAACTGGTGGACAACGGGCAGGAGCGAACACCAGGATTCAACAAGGCCGTGGCCGCGCTGTTGCCCCACGTGATTACCCAGAAAGTTCAATTTAATGCCCATGATATTGCCAGCCTGCTTTGGACCATGGCGAAACTGGTGGACAACGGGCATGAACGAACACCAGGGCTTAAAAAGGCTGTGGCCGCGCTGTTGCCCCAAGTGAGCACGCAGAAAAACCAATTTAATGCCCAGGGAATCGCCAATGTGCTGTGGGCCATGGCGAAACTGATGGACAACGTGCAGGAGCAAACACCAGGGCTCATAAAGGCCGTGACTGCGCTGTTGCCCCAAGTGAACGTACTGACAGCTAACTTTAACCCCCAGGAGATCACCAACCTGCTATGGGCCATGGCGAAACTGGTGGACTACGGGCAGGAGCGGACACCCGGGCTACATGGGGCCGTGGCTGCGCTGTTACCCCGCGTGAACGCACAACAAGCTCACTTTAAACCAAAGGAAATCGCCAACCTGCTGTGGGCCATGGCGAAACTGGTGGACTACGGGCAGGAGCAGACACCAGAGTTCAAAGAGACCGTGGCCGCGCTGTTGCCCCACGTGAACGCAAAGAAGGACCAATTTAAAGCTCAGGGCAATGTCAACCTGCTGTGGGCCATGGCGAAACTGGTGGACAATGGGATGGAACGAACACAAGAACTCATGGAGACCGTGGCCGAACTGTTACCCCACGTGAACAAACAGAAAGACCAATTTATTCCTCAGCATATTGCCAACCTGCTGTGGGCCATAGCAAAACTGGTGGACAACGGGCAGGAGTGGACACCAGAGCTCAAAGAGCCCGTGCCAGCGCTTTTGCACCACGTGAACGCACAGAAAAACCAGCTTAATAGCCAGGATGTCTCTAACCTACTTTGGGCCATGGCAAAGCTGGTGGACAACGGAGAGTGGTTGCCAGAGCTTATAGAAGCTATGTTCGCAGTGTTGCCCCACGTGATCCCACAGAAACTCCAATTTAATCCTCAGCATATCGCCAACATTCTGTGGGCCATGGCGAAACTGGGTGAACTCGTTGAGTTACACGTGCTTAACTCTACGTTCGAATCGCTTGTCTGCCGATTAAGTGACAACCTTCAGCCCTCTCAGCAAGATATATTTATGTCTCTCTGGGGCGTAATGGTATGTTGTGCCAGGTTGTCTCTGGCCCCCAATGCCATTAAAAATAACGTGCTTGAAAAGCACATGGTTGACCTGTTGACTCGCCTGGAAAATACATCCCCGGACAATGAAAAGGATCAACGCACCATTGCCATGGCCGCCAGTTGGCTTGGGAGAGCGTGTCCGATCGTTCCCTGTTACCAGACAACCATTTCAAAACATCAAGCCGACTTTCGCGCACAACTCCAATCATGCATGCCATCTTTGAAGATTGAAGAAGAAAAGTGTCTGAACTCATTGCCTCCTGTTGACCTGCTACTGCCAGATCACAATATGGTGATTGAAATTCAGGGGCCGTATCATTACCTGAGTAATGATTTTACAATCAGGAATGGTTCGACTCTGCTTAAAATTGCACTGCTGAAAAAATCAGGATTTGAGGTCATTGAAATCCCGGTTAACCAGCTTTATAGCCAGAATTCAATGCAACTATACATTGATCAAATAAAGACCAGAGTGGATATCCCACCACAGGGTCATGGCTGTGTATCACCTGACATCGGATCGGTAGAGGAGACAAACGTTACCGCCGAAAAACATGCAGAAAAGCACACAGACAAACCAAAAAACAGAAAAAGGAAAAGAAAAAAAAGGCACTAA